One genomic segment of Hordeum vulgare subsp. vulgare chromosome 2H, MorexV3_pseudomolecules_assembly, whole genome shotgun sequence includes these proteins:
- the LOC123427528 gene encoding soluble inorganic pyrophosphatase-like, with amino-acid sequence MSQFSGAKGQAAGEKEAAEPKRQKPPLRKRILSSLSRRSGTAHPWHDLEIGPRAPAVFNVVMEITKGSKFKYELDKKIVIVSVRIGVPTLYSSVVYPHNYGFVSRTLCEDNDPIDVLVLMQEPVLPGTLLRARAIGLKPMIDQGEKDDKIIAVCICRSRGGCHFESISYAL; translated from the exons ATGAGCCAGTTTAGCGGAGCCAAAGGGCAAGCCGCTGGTGAgaaggaggcggcggagcccaagCGGCAGAAGCCCCCGCTCAGAAAGCGGatcctctcctccctctcccggAGGTCCGGCACTGCCCACCCATGGCACGACCTCGAGATCG GCCCCAGAGCTCCGGCGGTGTTCAACGTGGTGATGGAGATCACCAAGGGCAGCAAGTTCAAGTACGAGCTGGACAAGAAGATCGTCATCGTCTCTGTCAG gatcggggtcccgacactctaCTCCTCCGTGGTGTACCCTCACAACTACGGATTTGTCTCACGCACCCTCTGCGAGGACAACGATCCCATCGACGTCCTCGTCCTCATGCAG GAACCAGTCCTCCCCGGCACCTTACTCCGGGCCAGGGCCATCGGCCTCAAGCCTATGATCGATCAG GGAGAGAAGGATGACAAGATCATAGCCGTGTGCATATGTCGCTCCAGAGGCGGCTGTCATTTTGAGTCGATCTCGT ATGCTCTATAG